The genomic region AGTATTGCTGCAGTGCGAGTTGTGATATCATTAAAATCATATTTTTTCCTCCTTTTTTGGTCCAATTTTTATCTGTCGGGTCAATATTCTGACTTCTGCAACGATCATTGCGGTGAACAGAGCGGCAAAGATCCAGAAGGTCACGAGAACCGCCGAAGAATCTATATGCGATATGGCAGCCGACAATGGAAGATAATCCTGAATGGCCCATGGTTGCCGTCCCACTTCCGCCACAATCCAACCCGCCTGTCCCGCAATGTAAGGCAAGGGTATACTAATGACGGCTAACCACAGGAGCCATTTTCGGTTCACGATTTTGTTCGTGAACAAGGAAACTAAAACAACGACGAAAAGCAGTACAAAATAAAACCCCAGGTAAACCATTATTCTGAAACTATTGAAAGAAAGGGGTACGCTTGGAATCAGATCGGAAGGATTGTTAATAAAGCTGTAACCGAAATACCTGAAATACTCGTCAAGGAATTTCTGATCGGTAAAAGTTGCTTTCAATTTCTCATATTCTGCTGTATTGTTGCTGGCTTTAGCTTCGCGCAAGTCCCTGAACATTTGTCTTGCTTTGCGGCCTCTTTCCATTTTTTCAGTTGCTGACATAACGCCGTGCTCAGGATTCCCGTTTATAAAGTCTTTCAAACCGGGCACATAGGCATTGGCATTTCGGAACGACAGGAAACTCAGAAGACTGGGCACTTCAATTTTGGCTTTTACATCAGCGGGTTGCTGCTTCCTCGAAACAACACCGAACACCGTGAGAGGAGCGCCACTCTTGCCGTCAACCAATCCTTCCATTGCAGCAAACTTCACAGGCTGCTTGTGAGCGATAAGCCTTGCCGAACCATCACCGGTAAATATAAGATATATTGATGTTATGATACCGAAAACCCCGGCAACCACCATGCTCTTCCGGGCAAAAATGACTTCCCTTTTCCTGAGGATGAACCATGCCGAGATTCCCGTAACAAATACCGAAGCCAACACAAACCCTGAAGATATGGTATGAAGGAATTTATTGATGGCAACCGGTGAAAAAAGTACGTCCCAGAAATTCACCATTTCATTACGTGCTGTTTCGGGATTGAAATGCATACCGGCAGGAAACTGCATCCAGCCATTTGCGACTAATATCCATAAGGCTGAAAGGTTGGCGCCGATTGCAGTGAGCCAGGTGGAAACCAGGTGGAACCGCTTGCTTACCTTATTCCAGCCAAAAAACATGACGGCAATAAATGTGGTCTCCAGGAAAAACGCCAGTATACCTTCCACTGCCAGCGGCGATCCGAAGATATCACCCACAAACCATGAGTAATTT from Bacteroidales bacterium harbors:
- a CDS encoding cytochrome ubiquinol oxidase subunit I; its protein translation is MPDTSLIEWSRAQFALTAMYHWLFVPLTLGLGFLIAFMETLYVKTGDEEWKKATKFWMTLFGVNFAFGVATGIILEFQFGTNWSNYSWFVGDIFGSPLAVEGILAFFLETTFIAVMFFGWNKVSKRFHLVSTWLTAIGANLSALWILVANGWMQFPAGMHFNPETARNEMVNFWDVLFSPVAINKFLHTISSGFVLASVFVTGISAWFILRKREVIFARKSMVVAGVFGIITSIYLIFTGDGSARLIAHKQPVKFAAMEGLVDGKSGAPLTVFGVVSRKQQPADVKAKIEVPSLLSFLSFRNANAYVPGLKDFINGNPEHGVMSATEKMERGRKARQMFRDLREAKASNNTAEYEKLKATFTDQKFLDEYFRYFGYSFINNPSDLIPSVPLSFNSFRIMVYLGFYFVLLFVVVLVSLFTNKIVNRKWLLWLAVISIPLPYIAGQAGWIVAEVGRQPWAIQDYLPLSAAISHIDSSAVLVTFWIFAALFTAMIVAEVRILTRQIKIGPKKEEKI